The following are encoded together in the Streptomyces sp. NBC_01465 genome:
- a CDS encoding adenylate/guanylate cyclase domain-containing protein: MTVDDTSSESSSSGTPASSPYPTPHHEVDHTAEPTDDPLAIRLEQLILGAERRYTPFQAARTAGVSMELASRFWRAMGFADIGQAKALTEADVLALRRLAGLVEAGLLSEPMAVQVARSTGQTTARLAEWQIDSFLEGLTEPPEPGMTRTEVTYPLVELLLPELEEFLRYVWRRQLAAATGRVVQAADDEEMVDRRLAVGFADLVGFTRLTRRLEEEELGELVESFETTCADLVAAHGGRLIKTLGDEVLYAADDAGTAAEIAMRLIETMSNDETMPALRVGIAFGTVTTRMGDVFGTTVNLASRLTSIAPKDTVLVDGALAEELSRTGDAPVSEAEAAAEAERAEKTGDEPPSYRFALQPMWQRPVRGLGVVEPWLLTRRTS, from the coding sequence GTGACCGTCGACGACACCTCGTCTGAGTCCAGCAGCAGCGGCACTCCGGCGTCCTCGCCGTACCCCACCCCCCATCACGAGGTCGATCACACGGCCGAACCGACCGACGACCCCCTTGCGATCCGGCTCGAACAGCTGATCCTCGGAGCGGAACGCCGCTACACCCCCTTTCAGGCCGCCCGCACGGCCGGTGTCTCCATGGAGCTCGCCTCCCGCTTCTGGCGGGCGATGGGCTTCGCCGACATCGGCCAGGCGAAGGCCCTGACCGAGGCGGACGTGCTGGCCCTGCGCCGACTGGCCGGTCTCGTGGAAGCAGGTCTCCTCAGCGAGCCGATGGCCGTCCAGGTGGCGCGCTCCACCGGCCAGACGACCGCCCGCCTGGCGGAGTGGCAGATCGACTCTTTCCTCGAAGGCCTCACCGAGCCCCCCGAGCCCGGAATGACGCGCACCGAGGTCACGTACCCCCTGGTCGAGCTGCTCCTGCCCGAGCTGGAGGAGTTCCTGCGGTACGTGTGGCGCCGCCAGCTGGCGGCCGCGACGGGCCGTGTCGTCCAGGCGGCCGACGACGAGGAGATGGTCGACCGCCGTCTGGCCGTCGGCTTCGCGGACCTCGTCGGCTTCACGCGGCTGACCCGCCGCCTGGAGGAGGAGGAGCTCGGCGAGCTCGTCGAGTCCTTCGAGACGACCTGCGCGGACCTGGTCGCGGCGCACGGCGGCCGCCTCATCAAGACCCTCGGCGACGAGGTGCTGTACGCGGCGGACGATGCCGGGACGGCAGCCGAGATCGCGATGCGCCTGATCGAGACGATGTCGAACGACGAGACGATGCCCGCGCTCCGGGTCGGCATCGCCTTCGGCACGGTCACGACGCGCATGGGCGACGTCTTCGGTACGACGGTGAACCTGGCGAGCCGCCTCACGTCGATAGCGCCGAAGGACACGGTGCTGGTGGACGGCGCGCTCGCGGAGGAGCTGAGCCGTACGGGAGACGCGCCGGTCTCCGAGGCGGAGGCGGCGGCGGAGGCCGAGCGCGCGGAGAAGACGGGCGACGAGCCGCCTTCGTACCGCTTCGCGCTGCAGCCGATGTGGCAGCGGCCGGTGCGTGGTCTGGGTGTCGTCGAACCATGGTTGCTCACGCGCCGCACGTCCTGA
- a CDS encoding biotin--[acetyl-CoA-carboxylase] ligase gives MTAFNPAGNRWSNLDRPPLNTTALRRALVRPGALWTSFDVVESTGSTNTDLSARAIAGAEEGAVLVAEEQSAARGRLDRRWSAPARSGLFFSVLLRPGAHAIPIERWGWLPLLTGVAVATGLSRSAGVDTALKWPNDLLVTVDGEERKAGGILAERAGEDGVVIGIGLNVTLAKDELPVPTAGSLALAGAVSTDRDPLLRAVLRSLEQWYGDWRAAGGDPAASGLHDAYAAGCSTLGRTVRAELPGDTSLTGEAVAVDGDGRLVLATGEGVQHPVGAGDIVHLRPV, from the coding sequence ATGACTGCGTTTAATCCTGCTGGCAACCGTTGGTCCAACCTCGACCGTCCGCCCCTCAACACCACCGCTCTGCGCCGCGCCCTGGTGCGCCCCGGCGCGCTCTGGACCTCCTTCGACGTCGTGGAGTCCACGGGCTCGACCAACACCGACCTCTCCGCCCGCGCGATCGCCGGTGCGGAGGAGGGCGCGGTCCTGGTCGCCGAGGAGCAGTCCGCCGCCCGCGGCCGCCTCGACCGCCGCTGGTCGGCGCCCGCCCGCTCGGGCCTCTTCTTCTCCGTACTCCTCAGGCCGGGCGCGCACGCCATCCCGATCGAGCGCTGGGGCTGGCTCCCCCTGCTCACCGGAGTCGCCGTGGCGACGGGCCTCTCCCGCTCGGCCGGCGTCGACACGGCGCTGAAGTGGCCGAACGACCTCCTCGTCACGGTCGACGGCGAGGAGCGCAAGGCGGGCGGCATCCTCGCCGAGCGCGCGGGCGAGGACGGCGTCGTGATCGGCATCGGCCTGAACGTCACCCTCGCCAAGGACGAGCTCCCCGTCCCCACGGCCGGCTCCCTCGCCCTCGCGGGCGCCGTCTCCACCGACCGCGACCCCCTGCTGCGGGCCGTGCTCCGCTCGCTGGAGCAGTGGTACGGGGACTGGCGCGCGGCGGGCGGCGACCCGGCGGCGTCCGGGCTCCACGACGCGTACGCCGCGGGCTGCTCGACTCTTGGCCGTACGGTACGGGCCGAGCTCCCCGGCGACACCTCCCTCACGGGCGAGGCGGTGGCCGTCGACGGCGACGGACGGCTCGTCCTGGCGACCGGCGAAGGTGTCCAGCATCCGGTCGGAGCGGGCGACATTGTCCACTTGCGGCCCGTCTGA
- a CDS encoding acyl-CoA carboxylase subunit beta, with the protein MPESEEQLDIHSTAGKLADLQRRVDEATHAGSARAVEKQHAKGKLTARERVDLLLDEGSFVELDEFARHRSTNFGIEKNRPYGDGVVTGYGTVDGRPVCVYSQDFTIFGGSLGEVYGEKIVKVMDFAMKTGCPVIGINDGGGARIQEGVAALGLFAEIFRRNVHASGVVPQISLIVGPCAGGAVYSPAITDFTVMVDQTSHMFITGPDVIKTVTGEDVGFEELGGARTHNTTSGVAHHMAGDEKDAIEYVKSLLSYLPSNNLSEPPAFPEEADLETSDEDRELDVLIPDSANQPYDMHTAIEHVLDDGEFLETQALFAPNIITGFGRVEGFPVGIVANQPMQFAGCLDINASEKAARFVRTCDAFNVPVLTFVDVPGFLPGVDQEYGGIIRRGAKLIYAYAEATVPLITVITRKAFGGAYDVMGSKHLGADLNLAWPTAQIAVMGAQGAVNILHRRTIAAAEDAEATRAELISEYEDTLLNPYVAAERGYVDAVIMPSETRRHVVRGLRQLRTKRESLPPKKHGNIPL; encoded by the coding sequence ATGCCTGAGTCGGAAGAGCAACTGGACATCCACAGCACCGCGGGGAAGCTCGCTGATCTTCAGCGCCGCGTCGACGAGGCGACCCACGCCGGCTCCGCGCGCGCTGTCGAAAAGCAGCACGCCAAGGGCAAGTTGACGGCTCGCGAGCGGGTGGATCTGCTGCTCGACGAGGGGTCGTTCGTCGAGCTGGACGAGTTCGCCCGGCACCGCTCCACCAATTTCGGCATCGAGAAGAACCGGCCGTACGGGGACGGGGTCGTGACGGGGTACGGGACCGTGGACGGGCGTCCCGTCTGCGTGTACTCCCAGGACTTCACCATCTTCGGCGGCTCGCTCGGCGAGGTCTACGGCGAGAAGATCGTCAAGGTCATGGACTTCGCGATGAAGACCGGCTGCCCGGTCATCGGCATCAACGACGGTGGTGGCGCCCGTATTCAGGAGGGTGTCGCCGCGCTGGGCCTGTTCGCGGAGATCTTCCGGCGGAACGTGCACGCGTCGGGTGTCGTACCGCAGATCTCGCTCATCGTCGGGCCGTGCGCGGGCGGTGCGGTGTACTCGCCCGCCATCACGGACTTCACGGTGATGGTCGACCAGACCTCGCACATGTTCATCACCGGACCCGACGTCATCAAGACGGTCACCGGTGAGGACGTCGGCTTCGAGGAGCTGGGCGGCGCCCGGACACACAACACGACGTCGGGTGTGGCCCATCACATGGCGGGCGACGAGAAGGACGCGATCGAGTATGTGAAGTCGCTGCTTTCCTATCTGCCGTCGAACAATCTCAGCGAGCCGCCGGCCTTCCCGGAGGAGGCGGACCTGGAGACGTCCGACGAGGACCGCGAGCTGGATGTCCTCATCCCGGACAGCGCCAACCAGCCGTACGACATGCACACGGCGATCGAGCACGTCCTCGACGACGGTGAATTCCTGGAGACCCAGGCCCTGTTCGCGCCGAACATCATCACCGGCTTCGGGCGGGTGGAGGGCTTCCCGGTCGGGATCGTCGCCAACCAGCCGATGCAGTTCGCGGGATGTCTCGACATCAACGCGAGCGAGAAGGCGGCGCGGTTCGTGCGGACGTGCGACGCGTTCAACGTGCCGGTGCTGACGTTCGTGGACGTGCCGGGCTTCCTGCCGGGCGTCGACCAGGAGTACGGCGGGATCATCCGGCGGGGCGCGAAGCTGATCTACGCGTACGCGGAGGCGACCGTCCCGCTGATCACGGTGATCACGCGGAAGGCCTTCGGGGGTGCGTACGACGTCATGGGGTCCAAGCACCTCGGCGCCGACCTCAACCTGGCGTGGCCCACGGCGCAGATCGCGGTCATGGGCGCGCAAGGCGCGGTCAACATCCTGCACCGGCGGACGATCGCGGCGGCCGAGGACGCGGAGGCTACGCGGGCGGAGCTGATCTCGGAGTACGAGGACACGCTCCTCAATCCGTACGTCGCGGCCGAACGCGGGTACGTGGACGCCGTGATCATGCCGTCGGAGACGCGGCGCCATGTGGTGCGCGGGCTGCGGCAGTTGCGTACGAAGCGCGAGTCGCTGCCGCCGAAGAAGCACGGCAACATCCCCCTGTAA
- a CDS encoding acyl-CoA carboxylase epsilon subunit: protein MIKVVRGNPTPEELAAALAVVQARAAATASAAAGGAPLPPEEWSDPARIARHRMQQPGPRAWARTYWPS, encoded by the coding sequence ATGATCAAGGTCGTACGGGGAAACCCGACCCCTGAGGAGCTGGCCGCCGCACTGGCGGTGGTCCAGGCGCGCGCCGCGGCGACGGCTTCGGCCGCGGCCGGCGGTGCGCCGCTGCCGCCGGAGGAATGGTCCGATCCGGCGCGGATCGCCAGGCACCGGATGCAGCAGCCGGGGCCGCGGGCGTGGGCCAGGACGTACTGGCCCTCCTGA
- the mmpB gene encoding morphogenic membrane protein MmpB, translated as MLWSDPKNEPPKELREAQAMLRRAALLVALLMVVGMIVLGLG; from the coding sequence ATGCTCTGGTCAGACCCGAAGAACGAGCCCCCGAAGGAGCTCCGCGAGGCGCAGGCGATGCTGCGGCGGGCGGCGCTGCTCGTGGCGCTGCTGATGGTGGTGGGCATGATCGTGCTGGGCCTGGGATAG
- a CDS encoding Maf family protein produces the protein MTPRLVLASQSPARLGLLRQAGFAPEVIVSGVDEDAISAPTPGELALVLAEAKADVVAARAEAAGALVIGCDSVLELDGEAYGKPADAEEATARWKSMRGRAGVLQTGHCVIDTATGRRASATASTTVRFGEPTDAEIAAYVASGEPLYVAGAFTLDGRSAPFVDSIDGSHGNVIGLSLPLLRQLFGELGVSVTDLWV, from the coding sequence ATGACCCCGCGCCTCGTTCTCGCCTCTCAGTCCCCCGCCCGTCTGGGCCTCCTCCGCCAGGCCGGGTTCGCCCCGGAAGTGATCGTCAGTGGCGTCGACGAGGACGCCATCAGCGCTCCCACTCCGGGTGAGCTCGCGCTCGTGCTCGCCGAGGCCAAGGCCGACGTCGTCGCCGCTCGGGCCGAGGCCGCCGGGGCGCTTGTCATCGGGTGCGACTCCGTTCTCGAGCTCGACGGCGAGGCGTACGGGAAGCCCGCCGACGCCGAAGAGGCCACCGCCCGCTGGAAGTCCATGCGCGGCCGCGCCGGCGTCCTGCAGACCGGGCACTGCGTCATCGACACCGCCACCGGCCGCCGCGCCTCGGCCACCGCCTCCACCACCGTCCGCTTCGGCGAGCCGACCGACGCCGAGATCGCCGCGTACGTCGCGAGCGGTGAACCCCTGTACGTCGCCGGGGCGTTCACCCTCGACGGGCGCTCGGCCCCCTTCGTCGACTCCATCGACGGCAGCCACGGCAATGTCATCGGCCTGTCCCTGCCCCTGCTGCGGCAGCTTTTCGGTGAGCTGGGCGTCTCCGTCACCGACCTCTGGGTGTAG
- a CDS encoding acetyl/propionyl/methylcrotonyl-CoA carboxylase subunit alpha, whose protein sequence is MRKVLIANRGEIAVRVARACRDAGIGSVAVYADPDRDALHVRAADEAFALGGDTPATSYLDMAKVLQAAKDSGADAIHPGYGFLSENAEFAQAVLDAGLTWIGPPPQAIRDLGDKVAARHIAQRAGAPLVAGTPDPVSGSAEVVTFAEQHGLPIAIKAAFGGGGRGLKVARTLEEIPELYDSAVREAVAAFGRGECFVERYLDKPRHVETQCLADSHGNVVVVSTRDCSLQRRHQKLVEEAPAPFLSEAQNAELYAASKAILKEAGYVGAGTVEFLVGADGTISFLEVNTRLQVEHPVTEEVSGIDLVREMFRIADGEELGYDDPVTRGHSFEFRINGEDPGRGFLPAPGTVTSFAPPSGPGVRLDAGVESGSVIGPAWDSLLAKLIVTGATREQALQRAARALAEFEVEGMATAIPFHRAVVVDPAFTADPFTIHTRWIETEFVNEIPPFAPGGGDADEDEAGRETIVVEVGGKRLEVSLPSSLGMTLARTGLAAGAKPKRRAAKKAGSAASGDTLASPMQGTIVKVAVEEGQEVKEGDLIVVLEAMKMEQPLNAHRSGTIKGLAAEVGASLTSGATICEIKD, encoded by the coding sequence GTGCGCAAGGTGCTCATCGCCAACCGTGGCGAAATCGCTGTCCGTGTGGCCAGGGCGTGCCGTGACGCCGGAATCGGATCCGTAGCCGTCTACGCAGATCCGGACCGGGACGCTCTGCACGTCCGCGCGGCCGACGAGGCGTTCGCCCTGGGCGGTGACACCCCGGCCACCAGCTATCTGGACATGGCCAAGGTGCTTCAGGCCGCCAAGGATTCGGGCGCGGACGCCATCCACCCCGGTTACGGATTCCTGTCGGAGAACGCCGAGTTCGCGCAGGCCGTACTGGATGCGGGTCTGACCTGGATCGGCCCGCCGCCGCAGGCGATCCGTGATCTGGGCGACAAGGTGGCGGCCCGTCACATCGCCCAGCGCGCCGGCGCCCCGCTGGTCGCGGGCACCCCGGACCCGGTCTCGGGCTCCGCCGAGGTCGTGACCTTCGCCGAGCAGCACGGTCTGCCGATCGCGATCAAGGCCGCCTTCGGTGGTGGCGGGCGTGGTCTGAAGGTGGCCCGCACCTTGGAGGAGATCCCCGAGCTGTACGACTCGGCGGTGCGCGAGGCGGTGGCCGCGTTCGGTCGCGGCGAGTGCTTCGTCGAGCGTTACCTGGACAAGCCGCGGCACGTGGAGACCCAGTGCCTCGCCGACTCCCACGGCAACGTGGTCGTCGTCTCGACGCGTGACTGCTCGCTGCAGCGCCGCCACCAGAAGCTCGTCGAGGAGGCCCCGGCCCCGTTCCTGAGCGAGGCGCAGAACGCGGAGCTGTACGCCGCGTCGAAGGCCATCCTCAAGGAGGCCGGCTATGTGGGCGCCGGCACCGTCGAGTTCCTCGTCGGCGCCGACGGGACGATCTCCTTCCTGGAGGTCAACACCCGTCTGCAGGTGGAGCACCCGGTCACCGAAGAGGTCTCCGGCATCGACCTGGTCCGCGAGATGTTCCGTATCGCCGACGGCGAAGAGCTGGGTTACGACGACCCGGTCACGCGCGGGCACTCTTTTGAGTTCCGTATCAACGGCGAGGACCCGGGCCGCGGTTTCCTTCCCGCTCCGGGTACGGTCACGAGCTTCGCGCCTCCGAGTGGGCCCGGTGTCCGGCTGGACGCGGGTGTCGAGTCCGGGTCGGTCATCGGCCCGGCCTGGGACTCGCTCCTCGCCAAGCTGATCGTCACCGGCGCCACGCGCGAGCAGGCGCTGCAGCGTGCGGCACGCGCGCTCGCGGAGTTCGAGGTCGAGGGGATGGCGACGGCGATTCCCTTCCACCGTGCGGTGGTTGTGGACCCGGCGTTCACCGCCGACCCGTTCACCATCCACACGCGGTGGATCGAGACCGAGTTCGTCAACGAGATCCCGCCGTTCGCCCCGGGCGGCGGCGACGCGGATGAGGACGAGGCCGGGCGCGAGACGATCGTCGTCGAGGTCGGCGGCAAGCGGCTCGAGGTCTCGCTGCCGTCCTCGCTCGGAATGACCCTGGCCCGTACGGGACTTGCCGCCGGCGCCAAGCCGAAGCGGCGGGCCGCGAAGAAGGCGGGCTCGGCTGCGTCCGGCGACACCCTGGCATCTCCGATGCAGGGCACGATCGTCAAGGTCGCGGTCGAGGAGGGCCAGGAGGTCAAGGAGGGCGACCTGATCGTGGTGCTCGAGGCCATGAAGATGGAACAGCCTCTGAACGCGCACCGGTCCGGCACCATCAAGGGACTGGCGGCCGAGGTCGGAGCCTCGCTCACCTCCGGCGCGACGATCTGCGAGATCAAGGACTGA
- a CDS encoding DeoR/GlpR family DNA-binding transcription regulator, whose protein sequence is MFAAERRQLILEMVRANGAVSLRELARVVQTSEVTVRRDVRALEAEGLLDRRHGGAVLPGGFTRESGFPQKSHLATAEKTAIADLAASLVEEGEAIVVGAGTTTQELARRLARVPGLTVVTNSLLVAQALAHANRVEVVMTGGTLRGSNYALVGSGAEQSLQGLRVSRAFLSGSGLTAERGLSTSNMLSASVDRALVQAAAEVVVLADHTKLGTDTMFQTVPTDVITRLVTDEPPVHDDRAATELQALADQGVQITVAGPGTGSVGNDHPPAGRQPRRDMPLPGQRRTAPGNTSPLRNATASLADQQAGERARVAEMRRR, encoded by the coding sequence GTGTTCGCTGCAGAACGTCGCCAATTGATCCTCGAAATGGTGCGTGCCAACGGGGCCGTGTCGCTCCGTGAGCTCGCCCGCGTCGTCCAGACCTCCGAAGTAACCGTACGGCGGGACGTGCGGGCGCTGGAGGCAGAAGGACTCCTGGACCGCCGCCACGGCGGAGCGGTCCTCCCCGGCGGATTCACCCGTGAATCCGGATTTCCCCAGAAGTCCCATCTCGCGACCGCGGAGAAGACGGCCATTGCCGACCTCGCCGCGTCACTCGTCGAGGAGGGCGAGGCCATCGTGGTCGGCGCGGGGACGACCACGCAGGAGCTGGCCCGCCGGCTCGCGCGGGTCCCAGGGCTGACCGTCGTCACCAACTCCCTCCTGGTCGCCCAGGCGTTGGCACACGCCAACCGCGTGGAAGTGGTGATGACCGGCGGGACGCTGCGCGGCTCCAACTACGCCCTGGTGGGCAGTGGTGCCGAACAGTCCCTGCAAGGCCTGCGGGTCTCCCGCGCCTTCCTCTCCGGGAGCGGACTGACCGCCGAGCGCGGGCTGTCCACCTCCAACATGCTCTCGGCGAGCGTGGACAGAGCCCTGGTGCAGGCGGCGGCGGAGGTCGTCGTCCTGGCCGACCACACCAAGCTCGGCACCGACACGATGTTCCAGACCGTGCCGACGGACGTCATCACGCGTCTGGTCACCGACGAGCCGCCCGTCCACGACGACCGCGCCGCAACGGAGTTGCAGGCCCTGGCCGACCAGGGCGTGCAGATCACGGTGGCGGGCCCGGGCACGGGCTCGGTGGGCAACGACCACCCCCCGGCGGGGCGCCAGCCCCGCCGGGACATGCCCCTCCCGGGACAGCGCCGCACGGCCCCGGGCAACACGTCGCCGCTACGGAACGCGACGGCATCCCTGGCCGATCAACAGGCGGGGGAGCGGGCGAGGGTGGCCGAGATGCGGCGTCGCTAG
- a CDS encoding NAD(P)H-quinone dehydrogenase — protein sequence MTRIVIIGGGPGGYEAALVGAQLGAEVTVVDCDGLGGASVLTDCVPSKTLIATAEVMTTFDSSYEELGILVADDTPPEEQSARVVGVDLGKVNRRVKRLALAQSHDITASVTRAGARVMRGRGRLAGQQAMDGSRKVIVTAADGSEETLTADAVLLATGAHPREIPDALPDGERILNWTQVYDLDELPEELIVVGSGVTGAEFAGAYQALGSRVTLVSSRDRVLPGEDPDAAAVLEDVFRRRGMNVMARSRAESAKRVGDRVEVTLADGRVISGTHCLMAVGAIPNSAGMGLEEAGVKVKESGHIWTDKVSRTSAPGVYAAGDVTGIFALASVAAMQGRIAMYHFLGDAVQPLNLKTVSSNVFTDPEIATVGYSQADVDSGKIDARVVKLPLLRNPRAKMQGIRDGFVKIFCRPGTGIVVGGCVVAPRASELIHPISIAVDNNLTVEQIANAFTVYPSLSGSIAEVARQLHTRKSAGEA from the coding sequence GTGACCCGGATCGTGATCATTGGCGGCGGACCCGGCGGGTATGAGGCGGCCCTGGTGGGCGCGCAGCTCGGCGCTGAGGTGACCGTCGTGGACTGCGACGGTCTGGGCGGGGCGTCGGTGCTGACCGACTGCGTACCGTCCAAGACCCTCATCGCGACGGCCGAGGTGATGACGACCTTCGACTCTTCGTACGAGGAGTTGGGCATCCTCGTCGCCGACGACACTCCTCCGGAGGAGCAGTCGGCCCGCGTCGTCGGCGTCGACCTGGGCAAGGTCAACCGCCGTGTGAAGCGCCTCGCGCTCGCCCAGTCCCACGACATCACCGCCTCCGTCACCCGGGCGGGCGCCCGCGTGATGCGCGGCCGCGGCCGCCTCGCGGGGCAGCAGGCGATGGACGGCTCCCGCAAGGTGATCGTCACGGCCGCCGACGGCAGCGAGGAGACGCTCACCGCGGACGCCGTGCTGCTCGCCACCGGCGCCCACCCGCGCGAGATCCCCGACGCGCTGCCCGACGGCGAGCGCATCCTGAACTGGACGCAGGTGTACGACCTGGACGAGCTCCCCGAGGAGCTCATCGTGGTCGGCTCCGGTGTCACGGGTGCCGAGTTCGCCGGCGCCTACCAGGCCCTCGGCTCGCGCGTCACCCTCGTCTCCTCGCGCGACCGCGTGCTCCCGGGCGAGGACCCGGACGCCGCCGCGGTCCTGGAGGACGTCTTCCGCCGCCGCGGCATGAACGTCATGGCCCGCTCCCGCGCCGAGTCCGCCAAGCGCGTCGGCGACCGCGTCGAGGTCACCCTGGCGGACGGCCGGGTCATCTCCGGTACGCACTGCCTCATGGCCGTGGGCGCCATCCCGAACTCCGCGGGCATGGGCCTGGAGGAGGCCGGGGTCAAGGTGAAGGAGTCGGGCCACATCTGGACCGACAAGGTCTCCCGTACCTCCGCCCCCGGCGTGTACGCGGCCGGCGACGTCACCGGCATCTTCGCGCTGGCCTCGGTCGCCGCCATGCAGGGCCGTATCGCGATGTACCACTTCCTGGGCGACGCGGTGCAGCCGCTCAACCTCAAGACGGTCTCCTCGAACGTCTTCACCGACCCGGAGATCGCGACCGTCGGTTACTCGCAGGCCGACGTGGACTCGGGCAAGATCGACGCCCGGGTGGTCAAACTCCCGCTTCTCCGAAACCCGCGCGCCAAGATGCAGGGCATCCGCGACGGCTTCGTCAAGATCTTCTGCCGTCCGGGCACGGGCATCGTGGTCGGCGGCTGTGTAGTGGCGCCCCGCGCAAGCGAGTTGATCCACCCGATTTCGATCGCGGTCGACAACAACCTGACCGTGGAACAGATCGCGAACGCGTTCACCGTGTACCCGTCTCTGTCGGGTTCGATCGCAGAGGTGGCACGGCAGTTGCACACCCGGAAGTCCGCCGGCGAGGCATAG
- a CDS encoding gamma-glutamylcyclotransferase, with translation MSLYAAYAGNLDARLMSRRAPHSPMRSTGWLSGWRLTFGGEQMGWEGALCTVVEAPRSQVFVALYDIAPMDEDSMDRWEGVGLDIYRRMRVRVDTLEGEEPAWMYVLNGYEGGLPSARYLGELADAAESAGAPHDYVMELRKRPC, from the coding sequence ATGTCGCTCTACGCCGCGTACGCCGGCAACCTCGACGCGCGGCTGATGTCACGCCGCGCCCCGCACTCCCCGATGCGCTCGACCGGCTGGCTCAGCGGCTGGCGGCTGACCTTCGGCGGAGAGCAGATGGGCTGGGAGGGCGCGCTCTGCACGGTCGTGGAGGCACCGCGCTCGCAGGTCTTCGTCGCGCTGTACGACATCGCCCCGATGGACGAGGACTCCATGGACCGCTGGGAGGGTGTCGGCCTCGACATCTACCGGCGGATGCGGGTCCGCGTCGACACCCTGGAGGGCGAGGAGCCCGCCTGGATGTACGTACTGAACGGGTACGAGGGCGGTCTGCCCTCCGCGCGCTACCTGGGCGAGCTGGCGGACGCCGCCGAATCGGCCGGGGCGCCGCACGACTATGTGATGGAGCTGCGGAAGCGCCCCTGCTGA
- a CDS encoding purine-nucleoside phosphorylase, protein MNASVIPDPHAAADAAAARLRELTGAESHDVALVMGSGWAPAVDALGTPEAEFPVTELPGFPPPAVEGHGGKIRSYKIGEKRALVFLGRTHFYEGRGVAAVSHGVRTAVAAGCKTIVLTNGCGGLRPGMRPGQPVLISDHINLTATSPIIGANFVDLTDLYSPRLRAMCQEIDPSLEEGVYAQFPGPHYETPAEVRMAGILGADLVGMSTVLEAIAAREAGAEVLGISLVTNLAAGLSGEPLNHEEVLQAGRDSAVRMGELLTRVLDRI, encoded by the coding sequence GTGAACGCATCAGTTATCCCGGACCCCCACGCCGCCGCCGACGCCGCGGCCGCCCGCCTCCGCGAGCTCACCGGAGCGGAGTCGCACGACGTCGCCCTGGTGATGGGCTCGGGCTGGGCACCCGCAGTCGACGCGCTCGGCACGCCCGAGGCCGAGTTCCCCGTGACCGAGCTGCCCGGGTTCCCGCCGCCGGCCGTCGAGGGCCACGGCGGCAAGATCCGCTCGTACAAGATCGGCGAGAAGCGCGCGCTGGTCTTCCTCGGGCGTACGCACTTCTACGAGGGCCGGGGCGTCGCCGCGGTCTCGCACGGTGTGCGGACGGCTGTCGCGGCGGGCTGCAAGACGATCGTCCTGACGAACGGCTGCGGCGGTCTGCGCCCGGGCATGCGCCCCGGCCAGCCGGTGCTGATCAGCGACCACATCAACCTCACGGCCACGTCCCCGATCATCGGGGCGAACTTCGTGGACCTGACGGACCTGTACTCGCCGCGGCTGCGGGCGATGTGCCAGGAGATCGACCCCTCGCTGGAGGAGGGCGTGTACGCCCAGTTCCCCGGCCCGCACTACGAGACGCCGGCGGAGGTCCGTATGGCGGGCATCCTCGGGGCGGACCTCGTGGGCATGTCGACGGTGCTCGAGGCGATCGCTGCGCGCGAGGCGGGGGCGGAGGTGCTCGGCATCTCGCTGGTGACGAACCTGGCTGCGGGTCTCTCGGGCGAGCCCCTCAACCATGAAGAGGTTCTGCAGGCGGGCCGCGACTCTGCGGTGCGGATGGGCGAGCTCCTGACCAGGGTGCTGGACCGCATCTAG